ACTCAATTGCTATTAATCAATGCATTATGTTTTACCATTGTCATTACATTATTAAATTCCCTATCCATTGAACCCAACCTATTAGATTTTCAATTCTACTTATTATTTCTTTTAGTATTGTCTTTCATTTATAAACCATTTGGTCTTTTTATAATAAAAGGCTTAAAACGCACATTCCTTTTTACAAAAAGATTGTTTGTGAAGAATAAAAAATATCTTTTTATTGAGGAAATCGATCAATTAGATGGGAAAGAATTCAAACATTTCTTAAAAGCAGTTTTTGAAAAAGAAGGATATCGCACTGAATTTACTCAATCTTCCTTAGATTATGGGGCGGACCTCATTTTAACAAAAGGAAGAAAAAAATATGTTGTACAAGCGAAAAGAAGAAATAGTACGGTTGGAATTAAGGCAATTCAAGAAATTGTTGCCTCCGTTAAACAATATAATGCAACAGGAGCTATTGTCGTAACTAATCATTATTTCACTTCATCAGCGAAACGATTGGCAAAATCAAATAATGTTCAACTTATCGATAGAGACACGCTTACAAACCTATTGAATGGTTCAAATAAAAAGTATCGATTGGCTACAGCTCTTTCTTTAATACTAAATAAATAAAGCAATTAACGAGTGCCAGAAAAACTATGTTACTGGCACTTTTTCTATTTTAATCTCCCTATTCCCTCTTCGTTGAATTAGTAATAACCCACTCCAAACTTTCAATTTTTTGATAAACTTATTATTAGTATTTTTAGAAATATCCAAAAATTTAAATTGAAAGGGGTTGGAGCATATGGAAATTAAAACTGTTTCAATTATCGGTCTAGGCGCCTTAGGAATTATGTATGCACAGCATTTATCGAAGAAACTACCAAAAGGGCAAGTAAGAATTATTGCTGATAAAGCTAGAATAAACAGGTATCAAATCGAAGGTATTTACTGCAATGGTGAACCTTGCGACTTTCATTATGTAACACCAGAAGATATCGTTGAACCTGCGGATTTACTTTTATTTACTGTGAAATTTGATGGGTTAGAAGAAGCCATAAAATCTGTTAAAAATCATGTCGGTGATAATACCATTTTCATGTCTGCCTTAAATGGAATTATTAGCGAAAAAATGATTGAAGATGCCTATGGAGAGGAGAATGTTTTATACTGTGTTGGACAAGGGATGGATGCTGTTAAAGTAGGCAATCAATTATCCTATGATCACATAGGGTTATTAGTATTTGGTGATAAACAACCCGGAACCCTTTCAAAAAATACGGAAGCAGTGGATACATTTTTTAACAAAACAGGGCTTCCTCATGAAATTGATACAAATATGAGACGTCGATTGTGGAGTAAATTTATGCTCAATGTAGGTGTCAATCAAACTGTCGCCATTTACAAAAGCAACTACGGAGAAGTTCAGCAAGAGGGTACAGCACGAGATACGATGATTGCTGCTATGAAAGAAGTCATTAAAATTGCTGCTAAAGAAGGTATTGAATTAACAGAAGCTGATATCGATTACTGGTTGAATATTCTTAATACCTTAAATCCAAAAGGAAAGCCTTCTATGGCGCAAGATGTCGATGCTAAACGTCTTAGTGAGGTAGAATTGTTCTCTGGAACAGTTCTACAATACGCGGCAAAACATAATATAGATGTCCCAATAAATAAAATGTTGTATGATAAAATTTCTCTTATCGAAAGTGAATATTCCTTATAATACTTGTCGATAACTTAATTAGAAATTAAAAGAGAAAACAGTAAATAAAAGAGGCTGATTCAAATCAGCTTGAATCAACCTCCTTAATTTATTATTCGCTAGGTGTTCTTCCTTTTAATTGCGCTTCAGCCATTTGCACAAGACGTTTGGTAATCTCTCCACCTACTGAGCCGTTAGCTCGTGAAGAATTATCCGCTGATAGTTGAACACCAAACTCTTGTGCAATCTCATATTTCATTTGATCCACTGCAGCCTGCGCCCCAGGGAAAACTAACTTATTTGAATTTCCATTATTGTTAGAAGCCATCTTTCTCACCTCCTTGTGTCATTTAGAATGTACAAGCAGGTGTTTTTAATACATTTTATATTTAGTAACTATTGATAATATTAACCAAGTATTTTTCAAATTAAATTACATAAAAAAATTGAAAGCTCCTAAAAATCGATATTTAGGAGCTTTATATCTTTTTATTTAGTTAATTCTTTAGAAAATAACTCTCCTAAGCGTTTAATCCCTTCTTCAATTTGTTCTGGTGTACTAGAAGAGAAGTTAAGTCGTAAATGTCTAATGCCATCCTCAGGATTTTTGCAGAAATGAATACCCGGAACGAAGGCTACTTTATAATCCGATGCAGCTTTTTTAAATAATTCTAATACATCTGGCTCACCAGGCAATTCAACCCAAATAAATAATCCGCCATCTGGTTCCGTATACTTCGTACCTTCTGGGAAGTATTTTTTTATTGCACTTAGCATTGTATTTAAACGAATTTCATACATCGGTTTTATTTTTTCAAGATGACCTGGTAACAGACCTCGATTTAAAAATTCCGCGCAAATTTCTTGTGATAAGTTTGCAGTATGTGTATCTGCACCTTGTTTTGCCACTGCTAATTTTTGGATGATTTCTGTCTCTGCTAAAATTGTACCAACACGTAAACCTGGAGAGATAATTTTAGCAAAACTGTTTAATAGAACAACATGCCCCGTTTTATCGAACATTTTTATATTTGGCACAACTTCACCTTTATATCGCAAATCACAATAAGGATCATCTTCTAATACGATTAAATCATTTTGTGATGCAAGCTCCGCCACTTTTTGACGTCGCTCAACTGGTAGTGTGCGACCTGTTGGATTTTGGAATGTAGGAATTGTATAAAGCATTTTAGGATTATGTTCTTTAATTTTCGCTTCCAAATCTTCAATAATTAGCCCATGTTCATCCATTGCTACTGGAACGCATTTTACAAAGTATTTATTAAAGACAGAGAATACACCTAAAAAAGTTGGAGATTCTACTAATACAACATCACCTGGATTTAGAAAAACATCAGCTAATAGTTGAATTCCTTGGGATGCACCTGTTGTTACAATAACATTCTCAACTGCCGCCTCAAAACCTTTTGGCTTTGCAATATGCTCAACATAGGCTTGTCTTAAGGCAGGCCATCCTTCTGTAATACCATATTGTAATACTTGCGGACCTTTTTCCGTTAACGCTTTTTCTGTAATATCTTTGATTACATCTATTGGAAAGGATTGATTTGCTGGACTTCCTCCACCAAAAGAAATAATTTCTGGGTCCGACATTGCTTTAAAAATTTCGCGAATTGCACTTGTGGATACTTGTCCCATACGATCTGCAAATTGATACATAAAGTGTTACCCTCCTATTTCATTTTAATTTTATTTATTATAATCCATTCACAATATAATTTGGTCTTTTGTTATTTTTAACAAGTTCAATATTAGACCAAATGTTTAGGTGAGCTCGATAAAATGTACTACTAGTAATTCCTCCAATGTGAGGAGAGTAGATTACCTTATGCGCTACTTCTTCAGGTAGTGCAACGAGCG
Above is a genomic segment from Lysinibacillus sp. PLM2 containing:
- a CDS encoding small acid-soluble spore protein, which encodes MASNNNGNSNKLVFPGAQAAVDQMKYEIAQEFGVQLSADNSSRANGSVGGEITKRLVQMAEAQLKGRTPSE
- a CDS encoding 2-dehydropantoate 2-reductase, whose amino-acid sequence is MEIKTVSIIGLGALGIMYAQHLSKKLPKGQVRIIADKARINRYQIEGIYCNGEPCDFHYVTPEDIVEPADLLLFTVKFDGLEEAIKSVKNHVGDNTIFMSALNGIISEKMIEDAYGEENVLYCVGQGMDAVKVGNQLSYDHIGLLVFGDKQPGTLSKNTEAVDTFFNKTGLPHEIDTNMRRRLWSKFMLNVGVNQTVAIYKSNYGEVQQEGTARDTMIAAMKEVIKIAAKEGIELTEADIDYWLNILNTLNPKGKPSMAQDVDAKRLSEVELFSGTVLQYAAKHNIDVPINKMLYDKISLIESEYSL
- a CDS encoding aminotransferase, producing the protein MYQFADRMGQVSTSAIREIFKAMSDPEIISFGGGSPANQSFPIDVIKDITEKALTEKGPQVLQYGITEGWPALRQAYVEHIAKPKGFEAAVENVIVTTGASQGIQLLADVFLNPGDVVLVESPTFLGVFSVFNKYFVKCVPVAMDEHGLIIEDLEAKIKEHNPKMLYTIPTFQNPTGRTLPVERRQKVAELASQNDLIVLEDDPYCDLRYKGEVVPNIKMFDKTGHVVLLNSFAKIISPGLRVGTILAETEIIQKLAVAKQGADTHTANLSQEICAEFLNRGLLPGHLEKIKPMYEIRLNTMLSAIKKYFPEGTKYTEPDGGLFIWVELPGEPDVLELFKKAASDYKVAFVPGIHFCKNPEDGIRHLRLNFSSSTPEQIEEGIKRLGELFSKELTK